A part of Bacteroidia bacterium genomic DNA contains:
- a CDS encoding serine hydrolase domain-containing protein, whose amino-acid sequence MTLRIGVVLITTVLLSLLPETGFQHSQASVAGNSPDSLWAQWEHVSLRLMKEDGLSEYFEKLHQDRRFNGAVSVSQKGILLYEKGFGLANEKTGQAITPDTPFQLASMSKMFTATAIMLLYQEGKLDFDDEVSQHLPGWPYEGMTIRHLLNHRSGLARYEAVSSWYWKNYREPLSNTDVLNQYIKYKPVIFFTPGNGFNYCNSNYVILACIVEKLSGMPFAEFMASRVFQPLCMDHSVIYSRVNDPEIPGKAIGYKPGRRGYYPAEGDYLDGVVGDKGLYASVRDIEKFDAALSSYVLLHPSTLEKAFEPGSGGRTYNYGFGWRLKLSGDQKIIYHFGWWRGFRTCYIHDPESERTLVILTNRDEPGFYVDYWDVFDAVSSI is encoded by the coding sequence ATGACACTGCGAATCGGCGTGGTTTTAATCACCACCGTTCTTCTTTCCTTGCTTCCTGAGACTGGATTTCAACATTCACAGGCATCTGTGGCTGGAAATTCTCCTGACAGCCTTTGGGCACAGTGGGAGCATGTATCTCTGCGCCTGATGAAGGAAGATGGGTTGTCTGAATACTTTGAAAAACTTCATCAGGATCGACGATTTAACGGTGCCGTATCGGTTTCCCAGAAAGGCATCCTGTTGTATGAAAAAGGGTTTGGGTTGGCGAATGAGAAAACAGGGCAGGCGATCACTCCGGATACGCCATTTCAGCTGGCTTCTATGTCAAAGATGTTTACTGCTACCGCAATTATGCTGTTGTACCAGGAGGGGAAGCTGGACTTTGACGATGAAGTTTCTCAACATCTTCCCGGCTGGCCTTATGAGGGAATGACTATCAGGCACCTGCTCAACCACCGTTCGGGGCTTGCCCGTTATGAAGCGGTTTCGTCGTGGTACTGGAAAAATTACCGTGAACCCCTTTCCAATACCGATGTCCTCAATCAGTATATTAAGTATAAACCTGTCATATTTTTCACTCCGGGCAATGGGTTTAATTATTGCAATTCCAATTATGTGATTCTGGCCTGTATTGTCGAAAAACTATCGGGGATGCCATTTGCAGAATTTATGGCTTCGAGGGTTTTTCAACCGCTTTGTATGGACCACTCGGTCATCTACAGCCGGGTCAATGATCCAGAAATTCCGGGGAAAGCCATCGGATATAAACCTGGCAGGCGGGGATATTATCCTGCCGAAGGCGATTACCTCGATGGGGTAGTCGGGGATAAAGGGCTGTATGCGAGTGTGCGTGATATCGAAAAATTTGATGCGGCCTTGTCTTCCTATGTGTTATTACATCCATCTACGCTGGAAAAAGCATTTGAGCCGGGCAGTGGCGGACGTACCTATAATTATGGATTTGGCTGGAGACTTAAACTATCGGGCGATCAGAAAATCATTTATCATTTTGGCTGGTGGAGAGGTTTTCGTACCTGCTATATCCACGATCCGGAGAGTGAACGAACACTTGTGATTCTGACCAATAGAGATGAACCGGGTTTTTATGTAGATTATTGGGATGTATTTGATGCCGTTTCCTCTATATAA
- a CDS encoding ATP-binding protein: MNRNPLVGRLEEKKILETALQSPKSEMVAVIGRRRIGKTFLVKSVYGDRIDYEITGIQHASRQEQLRNFMMQIAKYSSGRFPITQPKDWLEAFYLLSKFLEGKQKSKKQIIFLDELPWLATHKSGFLKGLGWFWNSWAVNQNIVVVVCGSAASWMIKKVVHDKGGLHNRITKRIYLQPFDLEETEHFFKTKNLNFDRYQILQLYMALGGVPHYLEEVEGGKSTAQNIDAICFSQNGLLRDEFPKLYSSLFDNSETHVKVIRTLASKQKGFTRSEIVQNTTLSEGGGISTVIEELLHSGFISVYLPFGKKKKDSLFRLTDEFSLFYFQFMEQNLPGGANIWQQLSKTQAYVSWAGYAFENICFKHIPQIKKALGISGVYAIVYSYFKKGNENEEGIQLDLLIDRNDHVINLCEIKFYAAEYTIDKATAMKYRNRIAKFKEVSHTRKQVFLTMITTFGVKENPYSLGLVDYALTMDDLFEKR; the protein is encoded by the coding sequence ATGAACAGAAACCCACTAGTTGGCCGGCTTGAAGAAAAGAAAATATTGGAAACTGCCCTCCAATCCCCTAAATCGGAAATGGTTGCTGTCATTGGCAGGCGCAGAATTGGCAAAACCTTTTTGGTCAAATCAGTTTATGGAGACCGGATTGATTATGAGATAACCGGAATTCAACATGCCTCCCGGCAGGAGCAATTGCGCAATTTTATGATGCAAATCGCCAAATATTCTTCGGGGCGTTTTCCAATAACCCAACCAAAAGATTGGTTGGAAGCATTTTATCTGCTTTCTAAATTTTTAGAAGGGAAACAAAAATCAAAAAAACAGATCATCTTTTTGGATGAATTACCCTGGTTGGCAACCCATAAGTCAGGCTTTCTGAAAGGCTTAGGCTGGTTTTGGAATAGTTGGGCGGTCAATCAAAATATTGTTGTTGTAGTTTGCGGTTCGGCAGCATCCTGGATGATAAAAAAAGTGGTACATGACAAAGGAGGGCTTCACAATCGAATCACCAAACGCATTTACCTCCAACCTTTCGATTTAGAAGAAACAGAACATTTTTTCAAAACGAAAAACCTAAATTTTGACCGCTACCAAATCCTCCAACTTTATATGGCATTGGGTGGTGTGCCACATTATCTGGAGGAGGTCGAGGGTGGGAAAAGTACCGCTCAAAATATAGATGCTATTTGTTTTTCCCAAAACGGGCTATTACGGGACGAGTTTCCTAAACTCTATTCCTCCTTGTTTGACAATTCTGAAACACATGTAAAAGTTATTCGAACATTAGCCAGTAAACAAAAAGGGTTCACACGTTCCGAAATCGTTCAAAACACAACTTTGTCCGAAGGCGGCGGTATTTCCACAGTGATAGAAGAGTTATTACACTCGGGCTTTATTTCAGTTTATTTACCTTTTGGGAAAAAGAAAAAAGATAGTTTGTTCCGTTTAACCGACGAGTTTTCCCTTTTTTATTTCCAATTCATGGAACAAAACCTGCCTGGGGGCGCAAATATTTGGCAACAATTGAGCAAAACTCAAGCGTACGTCAGTTGGGCAGGTTATGCTTTTGAAAATATATGCTTTAAACATATACCTCAAATCAAAAAGGCACTGGGTATCTCTGGGGTTTATGCCATTGTTTACTCCTATTTTAAAAAAGGCAATGAGAACGAAGAAGGCATTCAACTCGACCTGTTGATTGACCGAAATGACCATGTCATCAATCTCTGCGAGATAAAATTCTATGCCGCAGAATATACCATTGACAAGGCCACCGCAATGAAATATCGCAATCGGATAGCGAAATTTAAGGAAGTTTCGCATACGCGAAAACAGGTATTTTTGACCATGATCACAACTTTCGGTGTTAAAGAAAATCCTTACAGTCTCGGCTTGGTTGATTACGCCCTGACAATGGATGATCTGTTTGAAAAAAGATAA
- a CDS encoding alpha/beta hydrolase-fold protein: protein MAAFLSGCKPPHEVAIAFDFRIPAEKIDSVADGRLFLLISTNDENEPRFLVVDGPSSQQVWGMDVEGLRPGIVTTFISDGIGYPLASLKDLPAGDYFVQGLFHRYETFHLATGKTVKLPMDRGEGQHWNIAPGNLYSKPIRIHLDPFFSNRIELNLDQEIPPIVAPEDTKYIKHIKLRSKMLSAFWGRPMFLGAHVLLPEGFDTHPEAHYPLAVYHGHYPSDFGGFRMTPPDPDLKPVYSERFGIEGYNIVEQQMAYDFYKEWTGPDFPRVIAIEIQHANPYYDDSYAVNSANLGPYGDAITYELIPYIEQQFRGIGEGWARFVYGGSTGGWEALAVQVLYPDEYNTCYAACPDPIDFRAYCQVDIYKDSNAYVNQGPFYGVERPGTRDSLGKVKANLREMNYRELALGTKSRSGEQWDIWEAVYSPQGEDGYPVRIWDKITGKINPEVAAYWRENYDLTYIMKRDWATLGPKLKGKIHLYCGDMDNYYLNNAVYLAEAFLENTDEPYYDGEVDYGDRAEHCWNGDHTRSNGYSRLRYHQMFIPKWTNWVQKNAPVHADLKSWRY, encoded by the coding sequence ATGGCCGCCTTTTTATCAGGGTGTAAGCCTCCGCATGAGGTTGCGATTGCGTTTGATTTTCGCATTCCTGCCGAAAAAATCGATTCAGTCGCTGACGGTCGGTTATTTTTGCTGATTTCGACCAATGATGAGAATGAACCGCGATTTTTGGTTGTAGATGGCCCTTCAAGTCAGCAGGTGTGGGGAATGGATGTTGAAGGCCTGAGACCAGGGATAGTGACAACCTTCATTTCGGATGGAATTGGTTATCCGTTGGCATCACTGAAAGACTTGCCTGCGGGAGATTACTTTGTACAGGGGCTGTTTCACCGCTACGAAACCTTTCACCTGGCTACGGGAAAAACGGTCAAACTGCCTATGGACAGAGGGGAAGGTCAGCATTGGAACATTGCTCCTGGCAATTTGTACAGCAAGCCGATACGTATCCATCTGGACCCATTTTTCTCCAATCGTATCGAACTCAACCTGGATCAGGAAATTCCGCCCATAGTAGCGCCAGAGGATACAAAATATATCAAACATATAAAGCTACGCAGTAAAATGCTTTCAGCGTTTTGGGGGCGCCCCATGTTTCTTGGTGCACATGTTTTATTGCCCGAAGGGTTTGATACGCATCCGGAAGCGCATTACCCGCTGGCTGTTTATCATGGACATTACCCTTCTGATTTTGGCGGATTTCGGATGACTCCGCCCGATCCTGACCTCAAACCCGTGTATAGCGAGCGGTTTGGGATTGAAGGATATAACATCGTCGAACAGCAGATGGCCTATGATTTTTACAAAGAATGGACCGGGCCAGATTTTCCGAGGGTGATTGCGATTGAAATTCAGCATGCCAATCCTTATTATGACGATTCTTATGCGGTCAATTCTGCGAATCTTGGGCCTTATGGTGATGCCATTACCTATGAGCTCATTCCTTATATCGAGCAACAGTTTCGGGGAATTGGCGAAGGTTGGGCGCGGTTTGTGTATGGTGGTTCTACCGGTGGGTGGGAGGCGCTGGCTGTTCAGGTACTGTATCCTGACGAATATAATACCTGTTATGCAGCTTGTCCGGATCCCATTGACTTTCGCGCGTATTGCCAGGTGGATATTTATAAGGATTCCAATGCCTATGTAAATCAGGGCCCTTTTTATGGCGTTGAGAGACCTGGAACACGGGATTCCCTGGGGAAGGTAAAAGCCAATTTACGGGAGATGAATTACAGAGAGCTGGCTCTGGGTACAAAAAGTCGTTCGGGAGAGCAGTGGGACATATGGGAAGCTGTATATTCTCCTCAGGGCGAAGACGGGTATCCGGTAAGGATTTGGGATAAAATCACGGGTAAAATAAACCCGGAAGTAGCCGCTTATTGGAGGGAAAACTATGATCTGACTTATATTATGAAGCGCGACTGGGCAACGCTGGGGCCGAAACTTAAGGGAAAAATCCACTTGTATTGCGGGGATATGGACAATTATTATCTGAATAATGCCGTTTATCTTGCCGAAGCATTTCTCGAAAACACAGATGAGCCCTACTACGATGGGGAAGTTGATTACGGCGATCGGGCTGAACATTGCTGGAATGGTGACCATACAAGAAGCAATGGCTATTCGAGGTTGCGTTATCACCAGATGTTTATTCCTAAATGGACAAACTGGGTACAAAAAAATGCTCCTGTGCACGCCGATCTTAAAAGTTGGCGTTATTAG
- a CDS encoding J domain-containing protein, with protein sequence MNRLTPEDLSNAKKYFGLDLEKISEEELKEAHKNARKKYHPDNFTKFEDETVLEMAKERFQQIEVLASKLQDYLQNRKSLEDIQNQTQGGKTGNQAFYATEGIHIDIMTSDKNLKYQLFRTRIIYKGDYAIIPGTKARLISLLDFSSVAATGFRESVKVLLAFGTEDSIADIVQWLFSHISGRTSSFVIEGKVVKIDPYEIRKAIEKHTILELGS encoded by the coding sequence ATGAACCGACTGACGCCAGAAGATCTCAGCAATGCAAAAAAATACTTTGGGCTGGATCTGGAAAAAATATCTGAGGAAGAACTGAAAGAGGCACATAAAAATGCCCGCAAAAAATATCACCCCGATAACTTTACAAAGTTTGAAGATGAAACCGTATTGGAAATGGCGAAAGAACGGTTTCAACAGATAGAAGTGCTGGCCAGCAAACTTCAGGACTACCTTCAAAACAGAAAATCGCTGGAAGATATACAAAATCAAACCCAGGGAGGGAAAACCGGAAACCAGGCTTTCTACGCAACCGAAGGAATCCATATCGATATCATGACTTCTGACAAAAACCTCAAGTATCAGCTTTTCAGAACCCGCATTATTTACAAAGGCGACTACGCAATCATTCCCGGAACCAAAGCCCGCCTGATTTCTCTGCTCGATTTCTCATCTGTAGCCGCAACCGGTTTCCGGGAAAGTGTAAAAGTGTTACTCGCATTTGGTACTGAAGATTCCATTGCAGATATTGTTCAATGGTTGTTTAGCCATATTTCAGGGCGCACATCTTCTTTTGTCATTGAAGGAAAAGTCGTAAAAATTGACCCCTACGAGATTCGAAAGGCCATCGAAAAACACACCATTCTGGAATTGGGAAGCTAA
- a CDS encoding DUF2723 domain-containing protein, translated as MIYNRINNYTGWGVFLIALVTYLLTMAPTASFWDCGEFIACSNELEVPHPPGAPFFLLLGRIFAMFAFDDVTKIAFMVNLLSVLSSAFTVLFTFWITTHLGRRIVLQNGEEPSSTQTFAIMAAGVVGGLVCTFADSFWFNAVEAEVYAMSSFFTAVVVWLMFKWEDRADEPGNERFIILIAYLMGLSIGVHLLNLLTIPALAFVYYFRKYPFSIQGLLVTGAVSVAILGVIQTAIILYTFDFAWAFEQFFSGIQYPNGASKSGLGLPVGTGLIVFFVLLFGGLIGAVYYSNKKNMLLLNTALLSTIVIYIGFSSYLMIPIRSNANPPIDENNPDNTQTFLSYMKREQYGNRPLFRGPLYNAVPVDLEETGKEFILEPNANRYTEIGVKRQYVYQDKDMKLFPRMYEKGRFNMGPHAYTNYVENTGKPNDPNDDKPTGFEDLTYFWRYQVIHMYWRYFMWNFAGKEGDIQDLNWESGLAFWKTSKMPEFMKNSPAKNHYYMLPFLLGVLGLVWQIIRKPNDAAVIGLLFFFTGLAIIIYLNQYPSQPRERDYSFAGSFQTYAIWVGLGVIALYQLLANVLSSSAHYIAAGIGIIAPLLMGTQNWDDHSRAGNYVAPESAYNLLNSVAPNAVLFTNGDNDTFPLWYIQEVEGVRPDVRVLCLSYVNTDWYIDQMYQKVNESEPLPLSLKQKDYQGQANQSRSFGDRNKLPVSLPANGKSLLEKGIIYPEDMPFVQSPMSWEVPTRGGQNNKYLELKDILILNLLENTAANNWERPIYFANTVTPNSFLGLDPYLRLEGLAYRIVPLKKPRKNDPYDPFSGDLDLERMRTNMTTVFKYTNLDNPKIYYDENIMRMLGNYHNTFYRLANGYLRENQDLLTEINTLRARNAGNPAVADSVAKVIAAHEQRINQNKVYAKEVMDFTEAKFPVEVVTPDPYMIVRNGLIYDRLGETEKRDQLFDYGKKLAMETLLYYSSNKDYFPKTREFFFPLQMLQQHYSQTGQQEKLDLLTAEMQKIDPRLMK; from the coding sequence ATGATATACAACAGGATTAATAACTACACTGGCTGGGGCGTTTTTCTGATTGCGCTGGTGACTTACTTACTGACAATGGCACCCACCGCCAGTTTCTGGGACTGCGGTGAATTTATTGCATGTTCCAATGAATTGGAAGTTCCTCACCCTCCCGGAGCACCGTTTTTTCTGCTGCTGGGCAGAATATTTGCCATGTTTGCCTTTGATGATGTGACGAAAATCGCCTTCATGGTCAACCTTCTAAGCGTACTTTCCAGTGCCTTTACCGTTTTATTTACCTTTTGGATTACGACACACCTCGGACGCAGAATCGTGCTTCAGAATGGAGAAGAACCTTCATCCACACAAACCTTTGCCATTATGGCCGCAGGAGTTGTGGGAGGTTTGGTGTGTACTTTTGCTGATTCATTCTGGTTTAATGCCGTTGAAGCAGAAGTTTATGCGATGAGTTCCTTCTTCACAGCTGTTGTTGTATGGCTGATGTTTAAGTGGGAAGACCGTGCAGACGAGCCCGGCAACGAACGGTTTATTATTCTCATTGCCTATCTTATGGGGCTTTCGATTGGGGTCCACCTGTTGAACCTCCTCACGATTCCTGCGCTGGCGTTTGTGTATTACTTCCGCAAATATCCATTTTCCATCCAGGGACTTTTGGTTACAGGCGCTGTTTCAGTTGCTATTCTGGGAGTTATTCAGACGGCCATTATCCTTTATACCTTTGACTTTGCATGGGCATTTGAACAGTTTTTCTCCGGCATTCAATACCCCAACGGCGCTTCAAAAAGCGGATTGGGCCTTCCGGTGGGAACAGGACTGATTGTTTTTTTCGTTCTGCTTTTCGGCGGGCTTATAGGGGCGGTCTACTATTCCAACAAGAAAAATATGCTTCTGTTGAATACAGCCCTGCTGAGCACGATTGTCATTTATATTGGATTTTCTTCCTATCTGATGATTCCGATCCGCTCAAACGCCAATCCTCCGATTGACGAAAACAATCCTGACAATACACAGACTTTTCTATCTTATATGAAACGGGAACAGTATGGCAACCGTCCGCTGTTCCGGGGACCTTTATATAATGCCGTCCCGGTTGACCTTGAAGAAACCGGCAAGGAATTTATTCTGGAGCCCAATGCAAACAGATATACAGAAATCGGTGTCAAACGCCAGTATGTATATCAGGACAAGGATATGAAGCTTTTCCCAAGAATGTATGAGAAAGGCCGGTTTAATATGGGCCCTCACGCTTATACAAACTATGTGGAAAATACGGGCAAACCCAATGATCCCAACGATGACAAGCCCACGGGATTCGAAGATTTGACCTATTTCTGGCGCTATCAGGTTATTCACATGTACTGGCGCTACTTTATGTGGAATTTTGCGGGTAAAGAAGGGGATATCCAGGATCTAAACTGGGAAAGTGGGTTAGCATTCTGGAAAACCTCCAAAATGCCTGAATTCATGAAAAACAGTCCGGCCAAAAATCATTACTATATGTTGCCTTTTCTGCTGGGAGTTTTGGGACTTGTATGGCAAATTATCAGAAAACCCAATGATGCCGCAGTTATCGGGCTTCTATTTTTCTTCACAGGACTTGCCATTATCATTTACCTCAATCAATATCCGTCCCAACCCAGAGAGCGCGACTATTCATTTGCCGGATCATTTCAGACCTATGCAATATGGGTGGGGTTAGGAGTAATTGCCCTGTATCAGTTATTGGCGAATGTTCTGAGCTCTTCTGCCCATTATATCGCCGCTGGTATTGGTATCATTGCGCCTTTGCTTATGGGTACTCAAAACTGGGACGACCACTCAAGAGCTGGCAACTATGTAGCACCAGAGTCGGCGTACAACCTGCTCAACTCAGTAGCGCCCAATGCTGTGCTTTTCACCAACGGAGATAATGATACCTTCCCGCTTTGGTACATTCAGGAGGTAGAAGGTGTGCGACCGGATGTAAGGGTATTATGTCTCAGTTACGTCAATACTGACTGGTATATAGATCAGATGTACCAAAAGGTCAATGAATCTGAACCATTGCCCCTAAGCCTTAAACAAAAGGATTACCAAGGTCAGGCCAATCAATCCAGATCTTTTGGAGACCGCAACAAACTGCCGGTTTCTCTTCCCGCAAATGGCAAATCACTCCTGGAGAAAGGAATTATTTATCCAGAAGATATGCCGTTTGTTCAGTCTCCCATGTCATGGGAAGTGCCGACACGAGGTGGACAGAATAATAAATATCTGGAACTTAAGGATATTCTTATCCTCAACTTGTTGGAAAATACCGCTGCCAACAACTGGGAGCGTCCTATCTATTTTGCCAATACGGTTACGCCAAACAGCTTCCTCGGTCTGGATCCATACCTCCGTCTCGAAGGTCTGGCATACCGCATTGTACCGCTAAAAAAACCACGGAAAAATGATCCTTACGATCCATTCTCCGGAGATCTTGATCTGGAAAGAATGCGCACAAATATGACCACCGTATTCAAATACACCAACCTCGATAACCCCAAAATCTACTACGATGAAAACATCATGCGGATGTTGGGCAATTATCACAATACGTTCTACAGGTTGGCAAATGGGTATTTAAGAGAAAATCAGGATCTGTTGACGGAAATCAATACCCTTCGTGCACGTAATGCCGGCAACCCGGCAGTAGCAGACAGCGTGGCAAAAGTTATTGCAGCGCATGAGCAGCGGATCAATCAAAATAAAGTGTATGCCAAAGAAGTCATGGACTTCACAGAGGCAAAATTCCCGGTAGAGGTAGTAACCCCTGACCCATATATGATTGTGAGAAATGGTCTGATCTATGACCGGTTGGGAGAAACAGAAAAAA
- a CDS encoding DUF1304 domain-containing protein, with the protein MTIIEKILIAVVAIEHLYILWIEMFKWDTMGRKAFSSLPKELFAKTKVFAANQGLYNGFLATGLIWSLLIGTPEWSQHVAVFFLGCVIVAGIYGAFTVQRRIFYVQAVPAIIAMIVVLVVR; encoded by the coding sequence ATGACCATTATTGAAAAAATTCTGATAGCAGTCGTGGCAATCGAACATTTATACATCCTGTGGATAGAGATGTTTAAATGGGATACGATGGGTCGCAAGGCCTTTTCATCCTTACCCAAAGAGCTGTTTGCAAAGACCAAAGTATTTGCAGCCAATCAGGGCCTTTATAATGGGTTTCTCGCGACTGGGTTGATCTGGTCGCTGCTCATCGGCACACCAGAATGGTCGCAGCATGTCGCTGTATTTTTTCTGGGCTGTGTCATTGTCGCGGGGATTTATGGCGCGTTCACTGTACAGCGGCGAATTTTTTATGTTCAGGCAGTTCCCGCCATTATTGCGATGATTGTGGTATTAGTGGTAAGGTGA
- a CDS encoding outer membrane beta-barrel protein has protein sequence MQNFTLRAGLFLFLLSIFSGLEAQYPGAPGGATGGGKAPNMNIGRFYGKVVDESGKGIAYANVQLLKSQTDPTTQKTTEKIISGQLTADNGDFSLENLPIMGDFTLRISYIGFAQTSQVVSFGMKQITGGTPGTPPAGGGFPGGGSFEKDLGNLTLKASDVTLDTVTVTAEIPVATLALDKKVYRVDKDASIAGGNAQDALKNVPSLSVDIDGNVALRNGSPQIFVDGRPTTLSLDQISADAIESVEVITNPSAKFDAGGGTAGIINIVLKKERKLGYNGNIRTGINTRGGYNAGGDLNARGEKTNIFISGNLNQNKGYSVGETYRQNLFGNPYTNLTQSVDGIMNGLFANGRAGIDWFIDNRNTITVSGSYTRGKFRPSDEITNTTEFLFKNDSTVTSEYVRSSLQDRNFRNIGGSVLFKHLFPKEGAEWTADVNYNRVRFMGGSEYSTVYDNGRTSQEEQNGTGNGQFVTIQSDFVNPLNSKMKLEGGVRAALRLNTNSIENTYYDPATDQWVRITSLADNFKFNDDVYAAYGQFSHQFKTWGYQAGLRAESSVYSGALVDTDSSFTIAYPLSFFPSLFATKKLNETDNIQFAYTRRINRPNFFQTMPFTDFSDSLNLRRGNPTLRPEFVNSMEVSYQKIFSKGHNLLASIYYKQASNLITTYLVNEFNADLNREVVVATFANSNSSQAYGGEITLKNNFFKKIDLTSNFNMYQSRVDASNVETDLVINQLSWFLKENLQISLPANFMIQFSGEYRSRAAFTPNSGGQMPWAMTTTNTAQGYTLANWFMDISLRKTFMDRKATLTLNVNDVFRTRRNGTYTVSDIFIQDSWRTRDAQIFRLNFSYRFGKMDASLFKRKNMKMNNQGMDMM, from the coding sequence ATGCAAAATTTTACTTTACGCGCAGGGCTGTTTTTGTTCCTGCTTTCTATTTTTTCAGGGCTTGAAGCCCAATATCCCGGAGCACCGGGAGGCGCTACCGGCGGCGGGAAAGCCCCCAATATGAATATTGGACGTTTTTACGGAAAGGTTGTGGATGAAAGTGGCAAGGGTATCGCCTATGCCAATGTGCAGCTTTTGAAAAGTCAAACAGACCCCACGACGCAAAAAACGACAGAAAAAATTATCTCCGGTCAGCTTACCGCAGACAACGGAGATTTCAGTCTCGAAAACCTCCCCATTATGGGTGATTTCACGCTGAGGATATCTTATATCGGTTTTGCACAAACCTCCCAGGTCGTATCCTTTGGTATGAAACAGATCACAGGCGGTACGCCCGGTACACCTCCGGCTGGAGGTGGGTTTCCCGGTGGCGGAAGTTTTGAAAAAGATCTGGGCAATCTTACCCTCAAAGCTTCAGACGTAACACTTGATACGGTGACAGTGACGGCAGAAATTCCTGTAGCGACGCTCGCCCTGGACAAAAAGGTATATCGTGTGGACAAAGATGCTTCTATCGCCGGAGGCAATGCACAGGATGCGTTAAAAAATGTGCCTTCTCTTTCTGTGGATATTGACGGCAACGTTGCCTTGCGCAACGGATCCCCGCAAATATTTGTGGATGGCCGCCCGACCACCCTTTCACTGGATCAGATTTCAGCCGATGCCATCGAATCCGTTGAGGTAATTACCAATCCATCTGCCAAGTTTGACGCGGGAGGCGGTACAGCCGGTATTATCAATATCGTATTGAAAAAAGAAAGGAAACTTGGCTACAATGGCAATATCAGAACCGGTATCAATACCCGTGGAGGATATAACGCAGGCGGCGACCTGAATGCCCGGGGTGAAAAAACCAATATCTTTATAAGCGGCAACCTCAATCAAAATAAAGGTTATTCTGTCGGGGAGACTTACAGACAAAACCTGTTTGGCAATCCTTACACCAACCTTACTCAAAGTGTCGATGGGATAATGAATGGGCTTTTTGCCAATGGCAGAGCGGGTATCGACTGGTTTATTGACAACCGCAATACCATTACCGTTTCAGGAAGTTACACCCGGGGAAAATTCAGACCGTCAGACGAAATCACCAACACCACGGAGTTTTTGTTTAAAAATGACAGTACTGTCACGAGTGAGTATGTGCGATCATCCCTTCAGGACCGGAATTTCCGAAATATTGGTGGCTCCGTTTTGTTTAAACACCTTTTCCCTAAAGAAGGTGCAGAATGGACAGCGGACGTCAACTACAACAGGGTACGGTTTATGGGTGGAAGTGAATATTCCACAGTATATGACAACGGCCGCACTTCTCAGGAGGAGCAAAATGGCACAGGCAACGGTCAGTTTGTAACTATCCAGTCAGATTTTGTCAATCCGCTTAATAGTAAGATGAAACTGGAAGGAGGCGTACGTGCAGCACTCCGACTCAATACCAATAGCATCGAAAATACATACTATGACCCGGCAACTGACCAATGGGTCAGAATAACCAGTCTGGCTGATAATTTTAAATTCAACGACGATGTATATGCGGCTTATGGCCAGTTTAGTCATCAGTTTAAAACCTGGGGATACCAGGCCGGGCTTCGTGCTGAGAGTAGCGTATATTCCGGTGCCTTGGTGGATACGGATTCTTCATTTACCATCGCTTATCCACTCAGTTTTTTCCCAAGCCTTTTTGCGACAAAAAAACTCAACGAAACCGACAATATCCAGTTTGCCTATACCCGCAGAATCAACCGCCCCAATTTCTTCCAGACAATGCCTTTTACGGACTTTTCAGACTCCCTGAATTTGCGGAGAGGAAACCCGACACTCCGTCCGGAATTTGTCAACTCTATGGAGGTATCATATCAGAAGATATTCTCTAAAGGTCATAACCTCCTGGCATCGATTTATTATAAGCAGGCATCTAACCTGATCACCACGTATCTGGTGAATGAATTCAACGCTGATCTGAACCGCGAAGTGGTAGTAGCAACTTTTGCAAACTCCAACAGCAGCCAGGCATATGGTGGGGAGATAACATTAAAAAACAACTTCTTCAAAAAAATAGACCTGACCTCCAACTTCAATATGTATCAATCGCGGGTGGATGCGAGCAATGTGGAAACTGATCTGGTTATTAATCAGCTTAGCTGGTTTCTCAAAGAAAATCTGCAGATCAGTCTGCCTGCCAATTTTATGATTCAGTTCTCCGGCGAATATCGCAGCAGGGCTGCATTTACACCTAATAGTGGAGGCCAGATGCCATGGGCAATGACGACTACCAACACTGCCCAGGGTTATACATTGGCTAACTGGTTTATGGATATATCCCTCCGCAAAACTTTCATGGACAGAAAAGCGACATTGACGCTGAATGTAAATGATGTTTTCCGGACCAGAAGAAATGGCACTTATACCGTTTCCGATATTTTTATTCAGGATAGCTGGCGGACGAGGGATGCGCAAATCTTCCGCCTGAACTTCTCCTATCGGTTTGGGAAAATGGATGCTTCGCTCTTCAAACGTAAAAACATGAAGATGAACAACCAGGGAATGGATATGATGTAA